A stretch of the Psychroserpens sp. Hel_I_66 genome encodes the following:
- a CDS encoding DUF2254 family protein, producing MFAVIKKILKSIALVPIILALCFLLLAILLIVFKAYSIENFEHLQVADKEDAQFVFAYVIGGIFTLTIFSYTMVMNVLNRNINNYSPRLVPLLLSEKHHQIILGFTSGTIVFSMVLSISTVSSGIGYPEMGPILAIVFSIISVFLFIYFIHSVSQSIHINHIIRQVFDNTEKNMVKRDSFYKGSQCANTSIETIISYPADKAGNLQGLDIAKLLKLINKLDFYISVEAIQGQFVSREDVLFKSSGELSNKEVSKIRNCFAIEKDVALEVPDVGFRHLVEIAVKAMSPALNDPGTAKDVLDYLFQLFIIHKSYSYNKFDAIEINQKVVVKHLSTSELKNLCYLELQYYLKDDPILSKYLQRGFSKI from the coding sequence ATGTTCGCTGTTATAAAAAAAATTTTAAAGAGCATAGCGTTAGTACCAATTATACTCGCGCTATGCTTTCTTTTGTTGGCGATTTTATTGATTGTATTTAAAGCATATTCAATTGAAAATTTTGAACATCTTCAAGTTGCAGATAAAGAAGATGCACAATTCGTTTTTGCTTATGTTATAGGAGGTATTTTTACATTGACGATTTTCAGTTATACTATGGTAATGAATGTTCTTAATAGAAATATCAACAATTATTCGCCACGTCTTGTTCCTCTTTTATTATCTGAAAAACATCATCAGATTATTTTAGGCTTTACTTCAGGAACTATAGTTTTTTCAATGGTGTTATCAATATCTACAGTTTCGTCTGGAATAGGGTATCCTGAAATGGGTCCAATTTTAGCAATTGTTTTCTCGATTATCTCGGTATTTCTTTTTATTTATTTTATTCATAGTGTTTCCCAAAGTATACATATTAATCACATTATTCGACAGGTTTTTGATAATACTGAAAAAAATATGGTGAAAAGAGATAGTTTTTATAAAGGTTCCCAATGTGCAAATACTTCAATAGAAACGATCATCTCATATCCTGCAGATAAAGCAGGGAATCTACAAGGATTAGATATTGCAAAATTATTAAAATTAATAAATAAGTTAGATTTCTATATTAGTGTTGAAGCGATCCAAGGTCAATTTGTTTCTAGGGAAGATGTATTATTCAAAAGCAGCGGAGAACTTTCTAATAAAGAAGTTTCCAAAATAAGAAATTGTTTTGCTATTGAAAAAGATGTTGCTTTAGAAGTACCTGATGTTGGATTTCGACATTTGGTTGAAATTGCTGTTAAGGCAATGTCTCCTGCGTTGAATGATCCTGGTACAGCTAAAGATGTATTAGATTATCTATTCCAGTTATTTATAATCCATAAATCGTATAGCTATAATAAGTTCGATGCCATCGAAATTAACCAAAAGGTGGTTGTGAAACATTTATCAACTTCTGAATTGAAGAATCTATGCTACTTAGAATTGCAATATTATTTAAAGGATGATCCTATCTTGTCAAAATATCTGCAACGTGGTTTCTCAAAAATATAA
- a CDS encoding pseudouridine synthase, whose amino-acid sequence MTENLKRINKFLSEVGYCSRREADKLIEAGRVTINGEIPEMGTKITPTDEVHVDGKLIENTKQDFVYLAFNKPVGIVCTTDTRVEKDNIIDFINYPKRIFPIGRLDKPSEGLILLTDDGDIVNKILRASNNHEKEYIVTVDKQISQTFIKHMSEGIYLEDLDRTTKKCEVKRLDSNTFSIILTQGLNRQIRRMCEYLNYEVQTLKRVRIMNISLDVPVGEYRELTKEEFRELNALLASSTKIYQEQKRK is encoded by the coding sequence ATGACAGAAAACTTAAAACGAATCAACAAATTTCTCAGTGAAGTTGGCTACTGTTCCCGCAGAGAGGCAGATAAACTCATTGAGGCAGGACGCGTAACTATAAATGGTGAAATTCCAGAAATGGGAACTAAAATCACTCCAACCGATGAAGTTCATGTTGACGGTAAACTCATTGAAAACACCAAACAAGATTTTGTGTATTTAGCTTTTAACAAGCCTGTAGGCATTGTTTGTACCACAGATACTCGTGTAGAAAAAGATAATATCATTGACTTTATAAATTATCCAAAACGCATTTTCCCAATTGGCAGATTAGATAAACCGAGTGAAGGACTCATACTTTTAACAGATGATGGAGATATTGTAAATAAAATACTTCGTGCCAGCAATAACCACGAAAAAGAATATATCGTTACGGTAGATAAGCAAATTTCCCAAACTTTTATTAAGCATATGTCTGAAGGTATTTATTTAGAAGATCTTGATAGAACAACCAAAAAATGCGAAGTCAAGCGTTTGGATTCTAACACCTTCAGCATAATACTTACTCAAGGTTTAAACCGTCAAATTAGACGCATGTGCGAGTATTTAAATTACGAAGTACAAACCTTAAAACGTGTTCGTATTATGAATATCTCTCTCGATGTTCCGGTTGGAGAATATAGAGAACTAACAAAAGAAGAATTTAGAGAACTTAATGCTTTATTGGCCTCATCGACCAAAATCTATCAAGAACAAAAACGAAAATAA
- a CDS encoding VOC family protein, which translates to MSNQVSPFHIAIPVHNLDDCRAFYRDVLNCEEGRSSDHWVDFNFFGHQLVIHYKPQSQEDLHTNPVDGKSVPVPHYGVVLNWSDFHDFADHLRLKKVNFIIEPYVRFEGQTGEQVTMFFLDPAGNALEFKAFKDQTQLFAK; encoded by the coding sequence ATGTCAAACCAAGTTTCTCCATTTCATATTGCGATTCCTGTCCATAATTTAGACGATTGCAGAGCATTTTATAGAGATGTTCTCAATTGTGAAGAAGGACGAAGCAGCGACCATTGGGTAGATTTCAACTTTTTTGGACATCAACTTGTGATTCATTACAAACCACAATCACAAGAAGATCTTCATACCAATCCTGTTGACGGAAAATCTGTTCCGGTACCGCATTATGGTGTTGTTTTAAATTGGAGCGATTTTCATGACTTTGCAGATCACCTTAGACTAAAAAAAGTAAATTTCATCATCGAACCTTACGTGAGATTTGAAGGTCAAACCGGAGAACAAGTGACCATGTTTTTTCTGGATCCAGCAGGAAATGCTCTAGAATTTAAAGCATTTAAGGATCAAACCCAGTTATTTGCCAAGTGA
- a CDS encoding 7-carboxy-7-deazaguanine synthase QueE, producing the protein MTRTERQELIDKGLLLPLMEEFYTIQGEGFHKGTAAYFVRIGGCDVGCHWCDVKESWLAELHPPTATDKIVENAAKYSNTIVVTGGEPLTWDMGPLTAQLKAKGLQIHIETSGAYPLTGIWDWICLSPKKMKLPTEEVYEKAHELKCIIYNKDDFRFAEEQAAKVNKDCILYLQPEWSKRDKVVPQIVDYVMANPKWKVSLQTHKYLNIP; encoded by the coding sequence ATGACAAGAACAGAACGACAAGAGCTTATAGATAAAGGATTGTTATTGCCTTTGATGGAAGAATTTTATACCATACAAGGTGAAGGATTCCATAAAGGAACTGCTGCCTATTTTGTTAGAATAGGCGGTTGTGATGTAGGCTGCCATTGGTGTGATGTAAAAGAAAGCTGGTTGGCAGAACTACATCCTCCAACAGCTACAGATAAAATTGTTGAAAACGCAGCAAAATATAGTAACACAATAGTTGTTACTGGAGGAGAGCCTCTTACTTGGGATATGGGACCTTTGACAGCGCAATTAAAGGCCAAAGGACTTCAAATACACATAGAGACATCTGGGGCTTATCCCTTAACCGGTATCTGGGATTGGATTTGCTTATCCCCAAAAAAAATGAAGTTGCCAACAGAAGAAGTATATGAGAAAGCTCACGAGCTCAAATGCATCATATACAATAAAGATGACTTTAGATTTGCTGAAGAACAGGCAGCTAAGGTAAATAAAGACTGTATTTTATATTTACAACCCGAGTGGAGCAAGCGTGATAAGGTGGTACCGCAAATTGTAGATTATGTTATGGCAAATCCAAAATGGAAAGTGTCTTTGCAAACGCATAAGTATTTGAATATTCCTTAA
- a CDS encoding Brp/Blh family beta-carotene 15,15'-dioxygenase, with translation MNISIYFITYLVIIIGFFSNLSDSNLFLNKICILLILTMGLIHGSNDLYLQSKSHIISKLKLSKRVFAYLIISLILVLVFIYKPALALLSFIIFSAFHFGEQQLYFLKLKNNFLSYALYTSLGCLIFIALFLNDFNEVKKIFNFFQLELFDQEIFKAMAALLILLTSSYLFSLNAIKAIEFKKMLEIYFQMATLFLLFYSTSLLAAFTFYFVFWHSLPSIYSQINSLRRNDSNYNIFSYIRNSSVVYSISIISIILIFILSANFELLMKILIIISASITIPHILTISQFYKGNSS, from the coding sequence TTGAACATTTCCATCTATTTCATAACTTATCTTGTTATAATAATAGGATTTTTTTCAAATTTATCTGATAGCAATCTTTTTCTAAATAAAATATGTATTTTACTAATATTGACGATGGGCTTGATACATGGCTCAAATGATTTGTATTTGCAATCCAAAAGTCATATTATTTCAAAGCTAAAATTGTCCAAAAGAGTGTTTGCCTATTTGATCATTTCTTTAATTTTGGTTTTGGTATTTATATACAAGCCAGCTTTAGCTTTACTGAGTTTCATAATATTTAGCGCGTTTCATTTTGGGGAGCAACAATTATATTTTTTGAAATTGAAAAATAATTTTTTAAGCTATGCACTATATACTAGTTTGGGGTGTCTGATTTTTATTGCACTATTTTTAAACGATTTTAATGAAGTCAAAAAAATTTTTAACTTTTTTCAACTTGAATTATTTGATCAAGAAATTTTTAAAGCAATGGCTGCTTTGTTAATACTTTTGACGAGTAGTTATTTGTTCTCTTTAAATGCAATAAAAGCAATTGAGTTTAAAAAAATGTTAGAGATTTATTTTCAAATGGCAACCTTATTTTTGCTTTTTTATTCAACTAGTTTATTAGCTGCCTTTACATTTTACTTTGTTTTTTGGCATAGTTTACCTTCAATATATAGTCAGATAAACTCTTTGAGGAGAAATGATTCAAATTATAATATCTTCTCTTATATAAGGAATTCATCGGTAGTTTATAGTATAAGTATTATTTCAATAATCTTAATATTTATATTGTCAGCTAATTTTGAATTATTGATGAAAATTTTAATAATTATTTCAGCATCGATCACAATTCCACACATCCTCACAATCTCACAATTTTACAAGGGTAATTCATCTTAG
- a CDS encoding alpha/beta fold hydrolase, whose amino-acid sequence MKQILVKTIGSIINLTSYISPRFAGKLALNLFSKPRRIKLKEIERDFLDTAFIEDINYEGINIMTYRWLGKKETVLLAHGWESNSFRWRDLITKLKELDYNIVALDAPAHGNSSGKMFNAILYSECINIVAKKFKANIVIGHSVGGMSTAFFQKKYQLPTVNKLVLLGAPSNFLGVFERYVNMMSYNDRVANAMNSLLFERFNKKPEFFNAARFLENSDIEGLLIHDKRDKIIPYSDAEDFKNFYKTSKLITTEGFGHGLRSEEVNNHIVDFITT is encoded by the coding sequence ATGAAACAAATTCTAGTCAAAACAATAGGATCAATCATTAATTTAACAAGCTATATTTCTCCCAGATTTGCAGGGAAACTCGCTTTAAATCTATTCTCAAAACCTCGTAGAATAAAATTAAAAGAAATTGAAAGGGACTTTCTAGATACTGCATTCATAGAAGATATTAATTACGAAGGCATCAATATAATGACCTATAGGTGGTTAGGTAAAAAAGAAACCGTGTTATTAGCGCATGGCTGGGAAAGTAATAGTTTTAGATGGAGAGATCTTATCACAAAACTTAAAGAACTAGATTATAATATTGTCGCATTGGATGCTCCAGCTCACGGTAATTCTAGCGGAAAGATGTTTAACGCCATCTTATATTCAGAATGTATAAACATCGTAGCAAAAAAATTTAAGGCCAATATTGTTATTGGGCATTCGGTTGGCGGAATGTCTACCGCTTTTTTTCAGAAGAAATATCAACTCCCAACAGTGAATAAGCTCGTTTTATTGGGAGCTCCTTCAAATTTTTTGGGCGTATTTGAAAGGTATGTAAATATGATGTCATATAATGATCGTGTAGCAAATGCAATGAATTCACTATTGTTTGAACGCTTTAACAAAAAACCAGAGTTTTTTAATGCAGCTCGGTTTTTAGAAAACTCAGATATTGAAGGGTTATTGATTCATGATAAAAGAGATAAAATTATCCCATATAGCGATGCTGAGGATTTTAAAAACTTTTACAAAACGTCTAAACTTATTACTACGGAAGGTTTTGGTCACGGATTAAGATCTGAAGAAGTAAACAACCACATCGTAGATTTTATTACTACTTAG
- a CDS encoding RidA family protein, giving the protein MKKISLIFICIFFFGNVSCVDRSVEIVFHKSHEPKKAEAPFSDVVEANGFLFLSGQVGMNHKSRTLVEGGIEAETKQCIENIKAVLEHHDSSLDKVVKCTVILKDINDFGTFNEIYKGYFPKKPARTTFAASGLAVGAHIEIDVIAAK; this is encoded by the coding sequence ATGAAAAAAATCTCACTCATTTTTATCTGTATTTTTTTCTTCGGAAACGTATCGTGTGTGGATCGTTCTGTGGAAATCGTCTTCCACAAATCCCACGAACCAAAAAAAGCAGAAGCACCTTTTAGCGATGTAGTTGAGGCCAACGGATTTTTATTTCTTTCAGGGCAAGTAGGCATGAACCACAAATCGAGAACGCTAGTTGAAGGTGGGATAGAAGCAGAAACCAAGCAATGTATAGAAAATATAAAAGCGGTTTTGGAGCATCACGATTCATCTTTGGACAAGGTTGTAAAATGCACGGTGATTTTAAAAGATATCAATGATTTTGGAACTTTCAATGAAATTTACAAAGGCTATTTTCCGAAGAAACCCGCAAGAACTACTTTTGCAGCTTCAGGTTTAGCGGTTGGAGCGCATATTGAAATTGATGTTATTGCTGCAAAGTAA
- a CDS encoding TIGR02206 family membrane protein, which yields MITSIATLDRVSILSWEHLLPIGFAVVFAICLIKFATTISSERQQQAIHYLAIFISVVVISFHIYMMITTDYDFRTDLPLYLCSLLGILIPIYTHYRRYWMFEILVFWIIAGTLQGVITPDISEGFPSLDYFRYWIVHLGLLIVIFYNIFVFKLKPKLRSVFKSFLALQVYVLLMIGINYVLKANYFYLIEKPKSATLLDYFGEWPYYIIVGQLIIIPLFLLIYLPFYISEEKKKSLGK from the coding sequence ATGATTACATCAATTGCTACATTAGATCGTGTTTCTATATTAAGTTGGGAACATCTACTCCCTATAGGTTTTGCAGTAGTTTTTGCGATATGTCTAATCAAGTTTGCTACAACTATTTCTTCGGAAAGGCAGCAGCAGGCCATTCATTACTTAGCTATTTTCATTTCAGTTGTTGTCATATCATTTCATATCTATATGATGATCACTACCGATTATGATTTTAGAACAGATTTACCATTATATTTATGTAGTCTCTTAGGTATTTTAATTCCAATCTACACCCATTACCGACGCTACTGGATGTTTGAGATTCTAGTATTTTGGATTATTGCAGGAACGTTACAAGGTGTCATCACTCCAGATATTTCCGAAGGTTTCCCAAGTCTGGATTACTTTAGATATTGGATTGTTCACTTAGGTTTGCTTATAGTTATTTTCTATAACATTTTTGTGTTTAAGCTAAAGCCCAAATTGAGGAGTGTTTTTAAATCTTTTTTAGCTTTACAGGTATACGTTCTTTTGATGATTGGAATCAATTACGTTTTAAAAGCCAATTATTTTTATTTAATTGAGAAACCTAAATCTGCCACATTATTAGATTATTTTGGAGAATGGCCTTATTATATCATTGTCGGGCAATTAATTATAATTCCCTTATTTCTTCTCATTTATTTGCCATTTTACATTTCCGAAGAAAAGAAGAAATCACTTGGCAAATAA
- a CDS encoding bifunctional 5,10-methylenetetrahydrofolate dehydrogenase/5,10-methenyltetrahydrofolate cyclohydrolase, giving the protein MTILDGKKVSNDIKDEIKKQVDKMKAKGEKVPHLAAVIVGNDGASLTYVGSKVRACERVGFESTMVRMSNTTSEIELLDKIEELNQNDDIDGFIIQLPLPPQINTQKVLMAVDPSKDVDGFHPENFGKMALDMSTFIPATPFGILELMDRYGVETKGKHTVVIGRSHIVGRPMSILMGRKGFPGNSTVTLTHSHTKNITQITSQADIIISALGVPNFLKAEMVKDGVVIVDVGITRVPDEDSPKGYVITGDVDFENVSKKASYITPVPGGVGPMTIAMLLKNTLLAREQRM; this is encoded by the coding sequence ATGACAATTCTAGACGGAAAAAAAGTTAGCAACGACATAAAGGACGAAATCAAAAAGCAAGTCGATAAGATGAAAGCTAAAGGTGAGAAAGTACCTCATTTAGCTGCGGTTATTGTTGGAAATGATGGTGCTAGTTTAACATACGTTGGTAGCAAAGTTCGTGCATGTGAACGTGTTGGGTTTGAATCTACAATGGTGCGTATGTCAAACACAACGAGCGAAATAGAATTGTTGGATAAAATTGAAGAACTAAACCAAAATGATGATATCGATGGTTTTATCATTCAATTGCCACTGCCTCCTCAAATCAACACTCAAAAGGTACTAATGGCAGTAGATCCAAGCAAGGATGTTGATGGATTTCATCCAGAAAACTTCGGAAAAATGGCTTTAGACATGAGTACATTTATTCCAGCAACACCATTTGGTATTTTAGAACTTATGGATCGTTATGGAGTTGAAACCAAAGGAAAGCATACGGTCGTAATAGGTAGAAGTCATATTGTTGGACGACCAATGAGTATTCTTATGGGACGTAAAGGGTTTCCTGGAAATTCTACGGTCACGCTTACACATAGTCATACAAAAAACATCACTCAAATTACCTCACAAGCAGATATTATTATTTCTGCACTTGGAGTTCCAAACTTTTTAAAAGCCGAAATGGTAAAAGATGGCGTTGTGATTGTAGATGTTGGGATCACCAGAGTGCCAGATGAAGACTCTCCAAAGGGATATGTTATTACCGGTGACGTTGATTTTGAAAATGTGAGCAAAAAGGCAAGTTACATAACACCAGTTCCAGGAGGAGTTGGTCCAATGACGATTGCAATGTTGTTAAAAAACACACTTCTTGCCAGAGAGCAACGTATGTAA
- a CDS encoding helicase HerA-like domain-containing protein has product MSRTDDFLKEITEGNTNKGEYITLGSAMLDGETLTNAFVNVPLKTMNRHGLIAGATGTGKTKTLQVLAENLSEKGIPVLLMDIKGDLSGLAKPSPGHAKIDERHEKIGLPFEPKSFPVEVMTLSEQDGVRLRATVSEFGPVLLSRILDLTETQSGVVAVIFKYCDDNKLPLLDLKDFKKILQYATQEGKDEFSDAYGRISTASTGAILRKVVEIEQQGGERFFGETSFEVDDLLRVDNEGRGYINIIRLTDIQDKPKLFSTFMLSLLAEIYSTFPEQGDSGRPELILFIDEAHLIFNEASKALLNQIESIVKLIRSKGVGLYFVTQNPTDVPEAVLGQLGLKVQHALRAFTAKDRKAIKLTAQNYPDTAFYDTADVLTSLGIGEALVSALDEKGKPTPLAATMMRAPMSRMDVLTDSELGELLGKSKLAKKYNEEIDRESAYEMLNKKIEIAEAEEAKEKARKEKEALEKAENKQRESRSRSNSTRQNPLIKVLTSPTVIRSVLGILTKMLK; this is encoded by the coding sequence ATGAGTAGAACCGACGATTTTTTAAAAGAAATCACAGAAGGAAACACAAACAAAGGCGAATACATCACATTGGGCTCTGCAATGCTGGACGGTGAAACGTTAACCAATGCCTTTGTAAACGTGCCTTTAAAAACCATGAACAGACATGGTTTAATTGCTGGTGCTACTGGAACTGGGAAAACAAAAACGCTGCAAGTCTTAGCGGAGAATCTGAGCGAAAAAGGAATTCCCGTTTTATTAATGGACATTAAGGGTGATTTAAGTGGATTGGCAAAACCAAGTCCTGGTCACGCAAAGATTGATGAGCGTCACGAAAAAATTGGATTGCCTTTTGAGCCAAAGTCGTTTCCTGTTGAAGTGATGACATTGTCTGAACAAGACGGTGTGAGACTTCGTGCGACCGTTAGTGAGTTTGGACCTGTTTTGTTATCTCGAATTCTAGATTTAACAGAAACCCAGTCTGGAGTTGTTGCAGTTATTTTCAAATACTGTGATGACAATAAGCTACCACTACTCGATTTAAAGGATTTCAAAAAAATATTACAATACGCTACCCAAGAAGGCAAAGATGAATTTAGCGATGCCTACGGAAGAATCTCAACCGCATCTACAGGAGCAATACTTAGAAAAGTTGTAGAAATCGAGCAGCAAGGTGGCGAACGTTTTTTTGGAGAAACGTCCTTTGAAGTTGACGATTTGCTAAGAGTTGATAATGAAGGAAGAGGCTATATCAATATTATTAGATTAACCGATATACAAGATAAGCCCAAATTATTCTCGACATTTATGTTGAGTCTTTTGGCTGAAATATATTCTACGTTTCCTGAACAAGGCGATAGCGGTAGACCTGAACTTATACTATTTATTGATGAGGCACATTTGATTTTTAATGAAGCGTCTAAAGCCTTGCTAAATCAAATTGAAAGTATCGTGAAATTGATTCGTAGTAAAGGCGTTGGTCTTTATTTTGTAACCCAAAATCCAACCGATGTACCAGAAGCTGTTTTGGGTCAATTAGGCTTAAAAGTACAGCACGCCCTAAGAGCTTTTACCGCAAAAGACAGAAAAGCCATAAAACTAACTGCACAAAATTATCCTGATACTGCATTTTACGATACTGCAGATGTTTTGACGTCTTTAGGTATTGGAGAAGCGTTAGTTTCTGCATTAGACGAGAAAGGGAAACCTACACCATTGGCTGCAACAATGATGCGAGCTCCAATGAGCAGAATGGATGTTTTGACAGATTCTGAATTAGGCGAACTATTGGGCAAATCAAAACTGGCAAAGAAATACAATGAAGAAATAGATCGCGAGAGCGCCTACGAGATGCTCAATAAAAAAATTGAAATTGCTGAAGCAGAAGAAGCTAAGGAAAAAGCAAGAAAAGAAAAAGAGGCTCTAGAAAAAGCAGAAAACAAACAGCGTGAATCAAGATCAAGAAGCAATAGCACAAGACAAAATCCACTTATTAAAGTGTTAACAAGCCCAACCGTAATACGAAGCGTTCTTGGTATATTAACAAAAATGCTCAAATAA
- a CDS encoding cupin domain-containing protein → MSKKKYQVQTNPFVVPTTDGKLIEEHFGNATDKNSKISIAHMIAPAGWSEPFQTPEFDEYTYIIKGKKQFIIEDETIILEAGQSIKIEKNTRVQYSNPFTVACEYLAICTPAFSMDLVNREE, encoded by the coding sequence GTGAGCAAAAAAAAATATCAAGTACAAACAAATCCTTTTGTCGTTCCCACCACTGATGGTAAACTTATAGAAGAACATTTTGGAAATGCTACAGATAAAAATTCAAAAATAAGTATAGCACATATGATTGCACCTGCTGGCTGGAGCGAACCTTTCCAAACACCAGAGTTTGATGAATATACCTACATTATAAAAGGCAAAAAACAATTCATCATCGAAGATGAAACAATCATTTTAGAAGCTGGCCAATCCATAAAAATCGAAAAAAACACAAGAGTTCAATATTCTAACCCATTTACTGTGGCGTGTGAATATTTAGCAATTTGCACACCAGCATTTTCTATGGATCTTGTAAACAGAGAAGAGTAG
- a CDS encoding bacteriorhodopsin translates to MKNIENLFDYTIGQFETVDHLLTMGVGAHLAALVFFLVISQLVAPKYRIATALSCIVMVSAGLILVSQAGMWTDAFALENGVYKLQDITFNNGYRYVNWMITIPCLLTQLLIVLNYNKAQIVKKAISLVLLAWGMIITGYIGQLYEVSDLGNLYIWGAISTLFFIGLNFIVGKSIAEQKSTLTHGTDKTIMKVFWLMMFAWTLYPIAYMVPAFMNNADGVVLRQLLFTVADISSKVIYGLMITYIAIRQSASSGFIPARKALGMEPQ, encoded by the coding sequence ATGAAAAATATTGAAAATCTTTTTGATTACACCATTGGTCAATTTGAAACTGTTGACCATTTATTAACTATGGGTGTTGGCGCACATTTAGCTGCGTTAGTTTTCTTTTTGGTAATATCGCAGTTAGTTGCACCTAAATATCGAATAGCAACTGCGCTATCTTGTATTGTAATGGTATCTGCTGGTTTAATTTTAGTAAGTCAAGCAGGTATGTGGACTGATGCTTTTGCATTGGAAAATGGTGTATATAAGTTGCAGGATATAACTTTTAACAATGGTTATAGATATGTAAATTGGATGATTACCATACCATGTTTATTAACTCAATTGCTTATAGTGCTTAACTATAATAAAGCACAAATAGTTAAAAAGGCTATTAGTTTAGTGTTACTGGCTTGGGGTATGATTATTACTGGTTACATAGGCCAGCTTTATGAGGTTTCTGATTTAGGTAATCTTTACATTTGGGGAGCAATTAGTACGTTGTTTTTTATTGGTTTGAATTTTATTGTTGGAAAATCGATAGCTGAGCAAAAATCAACTTTAACTCATGGTACTGACAAGACTATTATGAAGGTATTTTGGTTAATGATGTTTGCATGGACATTGTATCCTATTGCATATATGGTACCCGCTTTTATGAATAACGCAGATGGTGTAGTTTTAAGACAGCTTTTGTTTACAGTTGCTGATATTTCATCTAAAGTCATATATGGCTTGATGATAACATATATCGCAATTAGGCAATCTGCGAGTTCTGGATTTATTCCAGCTAGAAAGGCATTAGGCATGGAACCACAATAA
- a CDS encoding YitT family protein, with the protein MNPFISKILVNIAQKRLEANKSSKPITKSEINPLVKKLEVELAHTIKEYAFIVIGVFAAGFGLKGFLLPNQFIDGGATGISLLVQNITKLPLGILLILVNLPFLLLATKTINKTFALRSIIAIAFLALVVHYVDYPVVTEDKLLIAIFGGFFLGLGIGMAIRGGSVIDGTEILAIYLSRKLSISIGDVLLLINVIIFSFGAYILSVEIALYAILTYLSAAKTVDFVVDGVEEYIGVTIISDFHDDIRKVLTEKLERACTIYPARGGYKNDNTHYDKSVIYIIITRLELAKLNTEIDKIDKQAFIIMNVVKDLRGGTIKRKPLK; encoded by the coding sequence ATGAATCCCTTTATTTCTAAAATACTGGTTAACATTGCGCAAAAGCGTCTTGAGGCAAACAAGTCTTCAAAACCGATAACAAAATCAGAAATCAATCCACTTGTTAAGAAACTTGAAGTTGAGTTGGCCCATACTATTAAGGAGTATGCTTTTATTGTTATAGGTGTTTTTGCTGCTGGTTTTGGATTAAAAGGATTCTTGCTTCCCAATCAATTTATAGATGGTGGCGCAACAGGTATTTCTCTATTAGTCCAAAACATAACTAAATTACCTCTTGGCATTTTATTGATTTTGGTGAACCTTCCTTTTCTTTTATTGGCCACTAAAACAATCAATAAAACCTTTGCACTAAGAAGCATTATTGCTATCGCTTTTTTAGCTCTAGTTGTTCATTATGTTGATTATCCAGTGGTTACTGAAGACAAATTACTAATTGCCATCTTTGGAGGTTTTTTTCTAGGTCTGGGAATTGGAATGGCAATTAGAGGAGGCAGTGTTATTGATGGCACAGAAATACTTGCCATTTATTTAAGTAGAAAATTAAGCATTAGTATTGGAGATGTACTCTTACTTATTAATGTCATTATCTTTTCTTTTGGTGCCTATATACTATCCGTAGAAATTGCGCTTTATGCAATTTTAACGTATTTATCTGCTGCCAAAACTGTAGATTTTGTGGTTGATGGTGTTGAAGAATATATTGGTGTGACCATTATATCAGATTTTCATGACGATATTAGAAAAGTACTTACCGAGAAACTAGAACGTGCATGCACAATATATCCTGCAAGAGGAGGTTATAAAAATGATAATACACATTATGATAAGTCTGTAATATATATAATCATCACCCGTTTAGAATTAGCAAAATTAAATACTGAAATTGATAAAATAGACAAACAAGCCTTTATCATAATGAATGTCGTTAAAGACCTAAGAGGTGGAACAATAAAAAGAAAGCCCCTAAAATAA